From [Clostridium] symbiosum, a single genomic window includes:
- the secF gene encoding protein translocase subunit SecF: MKNKKNHIWIVGVIIAVFVYAAVFGCGNDIKGIGQMRFGIDIRGGVEAVFEPAGDYRPSESELESARDVIEGRLDAKNILDREVTVDRKAGHVIVRFPWKSDEKNFNPEEAIAELGETARLTFRDEEGNILVEGKDVNSSEAVRDPNTGESVVSLSFDRAGAEAFAEATKKMTGKRIGIYMDETLISAPVVKQAITGGTAMINGMDSPEEAKALSEKIRAGALPFSMETTNYNTISPTLGNQALKSMATAGALSMVLICLFMMIYYRLPGVVSCLTLLFQMSLQVLAISIPQYTITLPGIAGLILSAGMAVDANIIISERISEELRNGMTVKQAVRRGYKNAFSSVLDGNITTAAVAAILMFFGSGTMLSFGYTLLTGVLINLFAGVWMSRTILNSLIEYPFFGRITMFRKKKEKKVLGFSKKRKWILLFTCCVLLSGTTISAVNGMELDTQFTGGVILKYTYDQEADTEAVRSGVEQELGRPASVQTSEDPLTGEKKLVLTLAGNKGISPEEQGRVTALLNSQGGDFALSETFAVEPYIGAKALKNSVTAVVLSALFIIIYIRLRFSSLSGLAAGVSAVLALIHDILIVVFIFGIFRIPVNDAFVAVTLTIIGYSINDTIVLYDRIRENMKETGKKTSLSELVDRSITETLGRSINTALTVVMSIFIVYIFSVVYRIESIQVFSLPLLAGLISGCYSSVCIAGPLWAYWEERKKAK; this comes from the coding sequence GTGAAAAATAAAAAAAATCATATCTGGATAGTGGGTGTCATCATCGCTGTCTTTGTTTATGCTGCGGTTTTTGGCTGCGGAAATGATATTAAAGGAATCGGGCAGATGCGTTTCGGCATCGATATCCGGGGCGGAGTGGAGGCCGTGTTTGAACCGGCCGGGGATTACCGGCCCTCGGAAAGTGAACTGGAATCCGCCAGGGATGTAATTGAAGGAAGACTGGACGCTAAAAACATATTGGACCGTGAGGTGACGGTGGACAGAAAAGCCGGCCACGTCATTGTCCGTTTCCCATGGAAATCGGATGAAAAGAACTTTAACCCGGAAGAGGCGATAGCAGAGCTTGGAGAGACGGCCAGGCTGACGTTCCGGGATGAGGAGGGCAATATCCTGGTGGAGGGCAAAGACGTGAACAGCAGCGAGGCCGTCCGTGATCCGAATACCGGGGAGAGCGTTGTGAGCCTTTCCTTTGACCGGGCGGGAGCCGAGGCATTTGCCGAGGCCACGAAAAAAATGACCGGAAAACGGATAGGGATTTATATGGACGAGACCCTGATTTCCGCCCCGGTTGTAAAGCAGGCCATTACCGGGGGAACGGCCATGATTAACGGCATGGATTCCCCGGAGGAGGCCAAGGCCCTGTCCGAGAAGATACGCGCCGGAGCGCTGCCGTTTTCGATGGAGACGACCAATTATAATACGATCAGCCCTACGCTGGGAAACCAGGCGCTGAAATCCATGGCCACGGCCGGAGCGCTTTCCATGGTTCTCATCTGCCTGTTTATGATGATTTATTACAGGCTGCCCGGAGTTGTAAGCTGTCTGACCCTGCTCTTTCAGATGTCGCTTCAGGTGCTTGCAATATCGATTCCCCAGTATACCATCACGCTGCCCGGCATAGCAGGCCTGATCCTGTCGGCCGGAATGGCGGTGGACGCCAACATTATCATCAGCGAGCGCATCAGTGAAGAACTGAGAAATGGAATGACGGTCAAACAGGCGGTGAGAAGAGGATACAAAAATGCATTTTCCTCTGTTCTGGATGGAAATATCACGACGGCAGCCGTGGCGGCAATCCTGATGTTTTTCGGTTCGGGAACCATGCTGAGCTTTGGCTACACGCTGCTTACCGGCGTTCTCATCAACCTGTTTGCAGGCGTATGGATGTCCAGGACGATCCTCAATTCCCTGATCGAGTATCCGTTCTTCGGCCGGATTACAATGTTCCGGAAGAAAAAGGAGAAAAAGGTTCTGGGATTTTCAAAAAAGAGAAAATGGATTCTCCTGTTTACCTGTTGTGTACTCCTCTCGGGAACCACCATCAGCGCGGTAAACGGAATGGAGCTGGACACACAGTTTACGGGAGGCGTGATCCTCAAATATACATACGACCAGGAGGCAGATACGGAGGCCGTGCGGTCGGGAGTGGAGCAGGAACTGGGCCGCCCGGCCAGTGTGCAGACTTCGGAGGATCCGCTTACGGGAGAGAAAAAGCTGGTGCTGACGCTGGCGGGCAATAAGGGAATCTCGCCGGAGGAACAGGGACGCGTGACGGCCCTGCTGAACAGTCAGGGAGGAGACTTTGCCCTGTCCGAGACATTTGCCGTAGAACCTTATATCGGGGCAAAAGCGCTGAAAAATTCGGTGACGGCGGTGGTGCTGTCCGCTCTTTTCATTATTATTTATATCAGGCTGCGCTTCTCGTCTCTCTCCGGCCTGGCGGCGGGAGTGTCCGCCGTATTGGCGCTGATCCATGATATCCTGATCGTTGTCTTCATTTTCGGCATATTCCGGATTCCGGTCAACGACGCCTTTGTAGCGGTGACGCTGACGATTATCGGCTATTCCATCAACGACACGATCGTGCTTTATGACAGGATAAGAGAGAATATGAAGGAGACGGGCAAAAAGACCAGCCTGTCGGAACTGGTGGACCGGAGTATCACGGAAACACTGGGGCGTTCCATCAACACGGCGCTCACGGTTGTAATGAGCATTTTTATCGTGTATATTTTCTCTGTCGTTTACAGAATTGAATCAATCCAGGTATTTTCACTGCCTCTTTTGGCCGGACTAATCAGCGGCTGCTACTCATCCGTCTGCATTGCGGGTCCGCTGTGGGCGTACTGGGAGGAGAGGAAAAAGGCGAAATAG
- the glgX gene encoding glycogen debranching protein GlgX: MEPLDEVSGFRIRPGLYGSNGATALPGAVNFTVHSHGAYSCELLLYHRMENSPYAVIPFPEKYRVGNVYSMIVFGLKITEFEYAYRLDGPWDPAKGLLFDRTKPLLDPYAKAITGQSVWGVKRGDEDQYHARVVRNNFDWKDVFRPKLSMSDSIIYEMHVRGFTHHPSSGVENPGTFAGLMEKIPYLKELGVTTVELMPIFEFDETQDRRVVGGRTLCDFWGYNTVSFFAPNTSYTAADEYNREGEELKTLIKELHENGMEIILDVVFNHTAEGNEHGPVISFKGFDNNIYYMLTPEGYYYNFSGCGNTLNCNHPIVQEMIVECLRYWVTSYHVDGFRFDLASILGRNEDGTPMSNPPLLKRLAFDPLLGDTKLIAEAWDAGGLYQVGSFPAFCHWAEWNGKYRDELRSYLKGEYWLAPQAVKRITGSPDLYRSDKEYQGYNSSVNFITCHDGFTLCDLYSYNQKHNEANGWNNTDGSDDNRSWNCGTEGPTEDETVNRLRMKLMKNACAVLMCSRGTPMLLAGDEFGFSKQGNNNTYCQDNELSWLDWGLIEKNRELFLFFKQMIHFRKKHRSIRCELGAAKCGFPSVGTYTSDSWDASVTNDTKAVGILFAGYDEEQEADDIVFLAVNPYWEEQAIRLPKLPAHYAWSVEADTSDDSVSHDTSHTAAGNEPRRIGARSVLVLSASERRLDQTVSL; encoded by the coding sequence ATGGAACCGTTAGACGAGGTGAGCGGCTTCAGGATACGTCCCGGGCTGTATGGGAGCAACGGGGCCACCGCACTTCCGGGAGCCGTCAATTTTACCGTTCATTCCCACGGAGCCTATTCCTGTGAACTGCTTTTATATCACAGGATGGAGAACAGCCCCTATGCCGTTATCCCGTTTCCTGAGAAATACAGGGTGGGGAATGTCTATTCCATGATTGTGTTCGGCCTGAAAATCACGGAATTTGAGTATGCCTACCGTCTTGACGGTCCCTGGGATCCGGCAAAGGGGCTGCTCTTTGACAGGACCAAACCGCTTTTAGATCCATATGCCAAGGCGATAACGGGACAGAGCGTCTGGGGCGTGAAGCGCGGTGACGAGGATCAGTACCACGCGCGAGTCGTGAGAAATAACTTTGACTGGAAGGATGTGTTCCGTCCGAAGCTTTCGATGTCAGATTCCATTATCTATGAGATGCATGTGAGAGGGTTTACGCACCATCCTTCGTCGGGAGTGGAAAATCCAGGGACATTTGCCGGACTGATGGAGAAAATTCCATATCTGAAGGAGCTGGGAGTGACGACGGTGGAACTGATGCCTATCTTTGAGTTCGATGAGACGCAGGACAGAAGAGTCGTGGGCGGAAGGACGCTCTGTGACTTCTGGGGATATAATACGGTGAGTTTTTTTGCGCCGAACACCAGTTATACGGCTGCGGATGAATATAACCGGGAGGGTGAGGAGCTGAAAACCCTGATCAAGGAACTGCATGAGAACGGCATGGAGATTATTTTGGACGTGGTTTTCAACCACACGGCCGAGGGCAACGAACACGGGCCGGTGATCTCTTTTAAAGGGTTTGACAACAATATCTATTACATGCTCACCCCGGAGGGCTACTACTATAATTTCAGCGGCTGCGGCAATACATTAAACTGCAACCATCCCATTGTACAGGAGATGATTGTGGAATGCCTGCGTTACTGGGTAACATCCTATCATGTGGACGGATTCCGGTTTGATCTGGCCAGTATCCTGGGCAGAAATGAGGATGGGACGCCGATGTCCAATCCGCCCCTTTTAAAAAGGCTGGCTTTTGATCCGCTGCTCGGCGATACGAAGCTGATTGCGGAGGCCTGGGATGCAGGAGGACTCTACCAGGTCGGAAGTTTCCCGGCATTCTGCCACTGGGCCGAGTGGAACGGGAAATACAGGGATGAGCTGAGGAGTTATTTAAAAGGAGAGTACTGGCTGGCGCCACAGGCGGTGAAGAGGATTACAGGTTCCCCCGATCTGTACCGCTCGGATAAGGAGTACCAGGGGTACAATTCTTCCGTCAATTTCATCACCTGCCACGACGGGTTCACCCTGTGCGATTTGTACTCTTACAACCAGAAGCACAACGAGGCCAACGGATGGAATAATACGGACGGAAGCGACGACAACAGGAGCTGGAACTGCGGGACCGAGGGGCCGACGGAGGATGAGACGGTCAACCGCCTGAGGATGAAGCTGATGAAGAATGCCTGTGCCGTCCTGATGTGCAGCAGGGGTACGCCGATGCTGCTGGCGGGAGATGAGTTTGGCTTTTCCAAGCAGGGCAATAACAATACATACTGTCAGGATAATGAGCTGTCCTGGCTGGACTGGGGATTGATTGAGAAAAACCGGGAACTGTTTTTATTCTTCAAACAAATGATACACTTTCGGAAAAAGCACCGCTCCATACGGTGCGAACTGGGGGCGGCCAAATGCGGTTTCCCCTCTGTTGGCACGTATACATCCGATTCATGGGATGCATCGGTCACCAACGACACAAAGGCCGTAGGCATCCTGTTTGCAGGGTATGACGAAGAGCAGGAGGCCGACGATATCGTCTTCCTGGCCGTAAATCCCTACTGGGAGGAGCAGGCCATAAGACTTCCCAAACTGCCGGCCCATTATGCCTGGAGCGTCGAGGCGGATACATCGGACGATAGCGTCTCCCATGACACCTCTCATACCGCGGCGGGAAATGAGCCGCGCCGGATTGGAGCGCGTTCTGTCCTGGTTCTGTCCGCCTCTGAGCGCAGGTTGGATCAGACGGTATCTCTGTAA